Proteins encoded together in one Telopea speciosissima isolate NSW1024214 ecotype Mountain lineage chromosome 4, Tspe_v1, whole genome shotgun sequence window:
- the LOC122659825 gene encoding vacuolar protein sorting-associated protein 22 homolog 1-like yields the protein MRRRPGIGGLQTAAATRDQYRLVGENVARIKTDLMKEQLATFRSQLEDFARKHKNDIRKNPAFRSQFHEMCSKVGVDPLASNKGFWAELLGIGDFYYELGWY from the exons ATGAGGAGGAGACCCGGAATTGGTGGTTTACAGACGGCCGCTGCTACTagg GACCAGTATCGATTGGTCGGAGAAAATGTGGCCAGGATTAAAACTGATCTCATGAAGGAACAGCTCGCTACTTTCCGTTCTCAATTGGAGGATTTTGCTCGCAAACACAAG AATGACATTCGTAAGAACCCTGCATTCAGATCGCAGTTCCATGAGATGTGTTCGAAAGTTGGAGTGGATCCTTTAGCCTCAAACAAGGGATTTTGGGCAGAGCTACTGGGGATTGGAGACTTCTATTATGAACTTGGTTGGTACTGA